The genomic segment TGACTGGTACTTTGATGGCTTCCATCTAACAAAGCTAGTCTTCTCTTTGAAACTTTCGACCGGTAACACCACACTTCAAATGCCTCAGTCAAGTCTGGATACCGTATTTCCTTACTGTCTAAccattctctcaaaatttcagcTTGGTCACCAGAGGGCAACGTTAAGATTATAGACACCAATGATGACTCCAAAGATTGCCAAAGCTCGCAGTCAAATTTCACCAACAAATTATTGTCTTCGTCAGAAGAAAAAGAATCGGTCAAAGGCTTCATCATCCTTATGTATGGAAGCCAGATTATAACCATTTGAAGGCGTTTTAGGGGAGGCAAAACTACGGTTCCATACGCTATTGCTTCCAACACTTTAGTAGTCACCTCAAGGGCTTTCACCTTTATTCCATTTAATTCATCTATGGGACATGATTGCTCTGAAATTTTCACTATATTTGCCGATGTATCCACCCATATGTGAATAAATTCTCTGGAAATTTCCAATTTTGCAGCTATTTGAGAAGCCCATAACAAATCGGTTAAATATGACAGGAATAATTCCATTTGTCTTGGTTCGGGAACTAATTCTTGCAAATCACATACCAAAGACTTGACAAGATCAACAAATCTTGATAAAAGTCTGTGGACACATTGGCTGGCTTCAAATTTAATCACGTCATCAGCTGTTAATAAAGGTGCATCATCGTCCTCAGTTAGCATGTATTCAAGCTGCTCCTGAGCTGAAGTTTTCAGATCATTCATCAAAGATGGGGGTGATGATGTGGCAAATCGAATGGCTGACAGAAAAATCTTCACCACAGCCAAAGGATTGACTGGCTGGAGACGAGCAAGTATTGGTTCAGCTTGTGATCCCATGCCTGGTATGATTTTTAGAATCTCTTCTTCCTCAGATTCCTCCCACGGAACAGCTTCCAAATAGCTCACACAGGTTGAAACAATTTGTGGGCAACCAAGCTCGACAGCCACGCGAAGCGTGCCAAGTGCATTTTTTACGCCACACAAGTCCGTTACCAACATATCTGAAGTGATATAGAAGAGTCGGAGAACAGTAATGTGATAATCGAAGTCACATTCTTCACAATTAACCTCAACACAATTACGTGAGTCAAGAATCTGGCATGTTGGCCAATCATCAGACAGCCGATCAGCAAAATACTTGCTTTTGCTAACGAGAATTTCTGAATGAGAGTAAATCCAATCATCACGTCCATCTTGTGTTCTTATCCTTACGACAACATCACTTGTGGATCTGTCACCAATCTTGATTGGAGTTTTCGATTCATTATCCaaagatgataaaaaaaataccacgGAAATAGTGTCAATGATTTCCCAATGAATGCATGTTAAGGACAGGCATAAAACATAAAACAAGTCCACATATCTActaataaaaatgataaaaagccTGTTGCTTTACCAACTAAATAGACTATTGTTAATCAAAGCAGCTCATTATTTTCAGTCATGTAAACCATATTGTTCATGGTGAAAAAAAAGGACAAAGAAAACTCACTGCTAGTTCCATCAACCACTTGTATAGTGATAGCTACTATAACTTTTTAGTATTGTATCACCTGATGAAAAAAGAGAGAATCAGCACAGAAAAATATCACCCATTGGTGCATAGGTATAAACAATGTACATTGCATAGTGTAGCTTAAGTGCAGGAATGGATCCTAAATGTTCTAAAACCAACATGTTCATATAAAAATAAGAAGTAATAATTCACTTTCGGTTCAACAAACAGGAAATTTCACCAAACGAATGACTCGTAGTCCAGAATTGTTGGCACCAACCAAAAGCATGCCAAATGAAAAGAAAAACAGATATCGGTCGATTTTTCAAGGATTGATTGACAATGGCCGGCTCAGATTCAGAGATACatattctttctttccactTTCTCAGTCCATTGACTTTATTTCTAACCGAGGCATGTTGAGTTGATGTCACATGATAGACATATAATCTTTATAAGGTATGTGaggtatttcaaaattttcaaatgcaCGGTGTGCTACATACATAATATAGGACTATGCTACATTGCACAACCCGATACTTCTCAAAATCCTGAACTAGCATGCACAAAAGAAAGAGAAGTGAAAATACTGTAAGAATGGTCGAAAAAGTCCATGGTTTgggaaaaatatcaaatttttagCAGCATACCACACCCAAAATCATGAGTCCAAGCTTAGTAAGAAAGATAAACGAGTCCCTTAAAAGTGCACCAGCTTGCTCGTGAGAAGTCAAGTGAATAAATACGTAGAATGAAGCAAAATACATTTAAACTTAAAAAGTTAAGTGGATAAATAATAAGAATGAAACAAAGTGCACTAAAACTTAACCAATTGATCCGAATGGCACAGGTGAAACTGAAACCCATATTCCGAACACGCTCctgcattttctgaaaaatctATTTCCAAATCAGAGACGCCTAAAGAGTTGAAAAGTTCATACGTATGCGAACAGGAAATCATAAATTAAGGCACTGAAAATTCAACAGCccgagaaagaaaaaaaaaagcaaaaaacAGCTGAACCAAGATAAACAAGTAATTATAATGCCGAAATCGGAAAAAATAATTCCAAGTTTCAGCATTTATTTCAGAACGGAAAGCATGTAAGCAACTGATTCAACAACTATACCTCAACAAGAGATTATATATGATAGCCTAAAGTAGAAAACAATGATAGAGATTAAATTGGGGAGGCAAACCTCCAATTTTAATTTTCTCCGCAGAATTCCTTCTGATTACCATTCTTAGGTCACAAAGCTTCAGATTTCTCATGGTTGCCACAGTGCCCCGATTAAGTTTTTGGCCCAATAAAATTGCCCTATATTAAAGTTTTTGGGCCCAAAACAATAATGGCCTTATATATTCATTCattcgatattttttttttgatgattttctttttattttgttcGTAGATTGTTAGATTTGAGATGCTGAATTTCAAAATTcatttatttcaaattattttttgtttttttggataaataaaattgaagtgaatttcaaatttactaaTATATCAAATTATGCAATTTCAGTTGTATTGTTGTTGACttttaaatacattttaaaaaaatatcatttgaaaatcaCATGTCGCATCATTCTCAATTCCCAAATCAAACTAGCTTTCATCCAAATTAAATTCAGGGATTCAAACACAACCTTAAATTTATCTCAATATCCAAGCCTATTACTTATAAAATATAAAGGACCTGTAGAATCCAATGATTTGGAAGTAAGAACTTTTCTAGAACCGTACTTTCTTAATGTTGCCGTTTTCGACAGTGTAAGGGCGGGTGGCTTTAGGAAATTGGATGGCGGGACTCGATATATCTAGGAGAGAGGAGtcgattattttaatttttttacatacattaaacttaaataaataatggttTTGTAGTCACATAATTGAAAagccataattaaatatttaaaaaatgccctaattaaatattttaatttcaatgAAATATTGGCATGCTCCAAGTCCATCGAGAAAACTATAAATAACAACCTCAGACTCAAGATTGTAGTTAAATGATTGTAATGTCCAACTGCAAACTCACTCGACTAATTTTATCAGAGAATTCCGAACATATGactcaaaagaaaaaaaaggatAAAAAATGATTCCTTAAATTGAATGTATAATGGAGGGAAAAAATTACCTAGATTAAAAGAGTGTTTTGGagaatttctaaaaaaattttattggtttTTTGCTGGCGGAAAGCCTGTTTTTTATTTGTGAATATCAATTCTGCTTCaacttatataatttttaatcaaaagcAGTAAACAAATTTGAGATACTTTTTTCTACTCCTGTTTTTTGTCAATagtttaaaattatttgatatttatatctttaaaaaaaatttcaaattcaacgGTTACTctcaatttttataaatatttttggatattgtttaaaatgttaaattttatgtattaatttttaagattttcaaaTGAAATTCACAATATTCCaatcatatttttttacaaacattaatatttaaaaaatatataacgaCTTCTTATATAgttttcattttcataatttattttatatattttggacatttatacaaattttttttacatttttttaatttatataatcttatataaattttcatatattcatgttacacaaaaataaattttaatacaaaatattcaaaatgtaataataattatataaatacatgATCGATGATATGAGTACAAAAATttagataattaaaaataaataaatgttatatacattaaatatattattatcattttattaaaaattaaatttataaataatttttttgtattagtttcaaatttttattttcaaatacttTCGTACTTTTGCTTCTTAATCACTTCAAAATAATCTCTAAAAAAATCACTTTAGAATAAACGAATCTTCCAAACACTCCGAAATACTTCCCGTGACTTTGTCTTGTAAATTAAGTGTACGTACAAAGCTCGAAGTTCCATACCTACAACACCATTGTCATTGTGATTATCCTATGCTAGTAATCAGAAGTGAAAGGACGACAGAAAAATCAATTCACCTGTACCGCACATTTTGACTATGTAATAACTCGACTACAGCCGCAACTACGCCCTTTCCCTCGACTACAATGTCAAAGCCAGGCTCCTCGATCTTCCTTCTTAGAAGTTTGTCGAGCTCCCCACGCAGTTTCTGCAATTTCAAAACCATGTAAACAACTCATCAGCTTTTTCGTCCCActaatttattttcaaaagcGATTCTACAAGTTTGGTTTCAGTTGCATTGAATGCGGAACAAACACAAAGTGAGGATagtttgcaaaaaaaaaaatgtaccCGTATCAAGTCTAATACAGTCTCCGATGCAGAAAACTGAAGATATCCGCCAAGCATTTCAATGCCATCTCCGCTATTGCTCGGAATGAGGTTCCCACCGAACATCAGCAGAGCATAATCAGATATGTTAGTGCAGTCTCTAATATATATACTGCTGGTTTTAACCCTTTCGCTGTAAACCATGTATGGAAGAGGGAAAAGGTGAACGCCAGCATTGACCGAACCTGGATGAATGTCAACTTTCCCAACTTCTTTTGTGTACAATGCTGTTCGCTTTCCTCTTCGTTTGCACTGCACCACATTTGGGTAGAGTCCAGCACATAGCATCGCACATACCATCTCCATGTCGTCACCGTATTGGTTATATGCCTGCAGAACCAGATAAGAGTCAAGAATTCACACAAACAAATGCGTGGAAAATATAAATTTCCAATGGAATATTTCAAGAACGTTTTTGTTTATATTATCCACAATTTGGTTCGATTGAGTGAATTTCTAAATGCGAACGACAAATTTTAAAGTTAATATACTTCGGCACCACGGGATTTATCGACAAAACCAATGCCAGAGAGTAAATCCAGAAACTGATTTCTCATATCCTCCACCATTTGCATGGTTATTGGTGATATAAAATTATCCCAACAAAATGATTTTTCCATCCTGTTGCTTTTAGCATCTTTCCATCCTTCAAATGCCTTCAGAAGTGCAATGTGATCACTGTTAAAAGACAAGAACATTTCCACGCAAGTGGAGGATTATTATCAATAACGTGAATGCATTTCTTCAAAGTAGGTACCAAGAACAACGTTTTTGGCATGCCATCAGATGAACATAGACAGTGAAAGTCTATTGGCCTAACCTACAAGAATCACCAGCAAAGGATCTCTTTGCATCAGTGGCTTCCTCTTTCCTATTTATTGGAAAGACAAATGGGCTGCGATCCGAAAGAGCAGCAGCTATTGTTAATGCAGGATCGAGGCACTGAAAGATGGATCCCATAAGAAGCATTTTTCCAATATTTGGGTCCAGAGGCAAAGTGCTGAGAAGCCGTCCTGTTAAGTGATAATTGTATTTACTAACTTCGTAGAATAAATTTTAATCCACATTCTTAAGGTCAAAATATGAACTGAACCATCGCTCACCGAGTGGTGTAAGCTCTTCTCTATCATTTAGGGCCCCAATTGTTTTGAGAAGTTCAATGGCATTTTCCACGGAGAGAGCATCAGGTGGCTGAAGTGCCTTGGACAAAAAAGTACTAATTGCTCCAAGCTGCAATCTCTTGATATGTAGGCATAACTCTTGCAGAGGTGTTCGAAGCATTTCAGGCAGTTGATACTGGAGCATAGCATCGTGGATTATTTTAGGATATAACCTATAGCAAACTCCAGGTTTCACACGACCCGCACGGCCACGTCTCTTCAATTACCCAGAATAAGACATAATACCAAATAAATAATCAGATAACCAACCACAATTCTTGTAATAAAGACTAGTCACCTGGCCACATAAAAATGCACAAGCATATTAAATAGGCCTTGTATAGATTAATTTACCTGGTGCGCTGACGCCTTAGATATCCATGAAGGAAAAAGACAAGCCAACTTATTAAGAGCATCGTAGCTAGTCTCTTTTGCCTTTCCACAGTCAACAACGTACACAACATCATCTATGGTTATACTACTCTCAGCAATGTTGGTAGATAAAATTATCTTTCTGCAAAATATAAGCAAAGGAATCTGAATCAAAATATTGCATTTTAAAGATGGATGTGACTTAAAGTGAAAAGAAAATGCTGATCACAGATGCATGGATGTGACTTAAAGTAAAAAGAAAATGCAGATTACAGATGCATGGGTGAGCTAAAAAAATATAGACATGGATTCAACTATTCGGAAGAATCAACGTAGCTAAAGCTGCAAGGTCATACTAAAGTACAGACATGGTTTCGACTATTCGGAAATGTTATTTTCTGGGATGAACTAATACTATATAGACCATTACGAAGACCAacaatcaattaaaaaaaaggAGGCATATTTACCAAGTAATCAATTGTAATAAGGCGTATTAATGATGACAAGAAAAATAGGAGGATGGAAAAATTGAAACATTGGCAGATAATAATTTCATATCAATTTCTCGACCCATTTAGATATGTTTCCACCagaaatttaaaaagaaaaacaagaagatGGAGCACTGCATATAGATGAAAACGAGACTTGTCATTTAGCTGAAAAGAAATCAGACAACTTATTTTGTTAACCATGCAGTAGGAAATGAAGAGTTGAATTTGCCATTTACAGATCTTTCTGAATAACAAATAGAAAATAAGAACATATGGAATATACAGAATGCACATTTTCTCACCTAACATTAGGCGGGGGGTTATCAAAAATTTCACGCTGATTGACAGTAGGCATTGAACCATGAAGAGGAAGTACCAAAAACTTATTTCGATCTCCAAGAAAGTTGCTTGCTTTGACTTTATCAAGGAGATTTGAAATTTCGTCCCAACCACTAAGGAAAACAAGAATTGCTCCATTACCTTCATTGCAACAAATGTGTTCAATAGTCGCTTTAACCTAAAAATTTAGACAAAATAAGTTTTCTGAGAGCCTGTTTGACATGAAATGTAATTTAAAAAACATTTAccaaacaatgtttttcaggaAACTACCAAGCGCCCAGCAAATTCAGAAAAAAAACTTCCAAATTGATGCATTATGAACCAAACATCAATAATCCAAAAGAATAGAGAGAATGACAACAATGGGATTACAACAAAAACTAGGTCACACATCACAAAATAGACAATaatatgacaataaattcaGAGTCGATCCAACAAAAGCATTATGAGTGGTACATGGTCAAATGAATTATTTTATGGAGGCCAAATTTGAAAGTGAAATTCGAAAGTGAATGCAAATGCATAAATGGGccaaataaatatgaaaaagaCACACAAGCTACagcattgaaaatttttaatcaGGCCAAGAGATTGATTTCACAGAAGACAAATATCTGGGTACCTCGCATTCTATGGGGTGAGTTATATAAGGGCAATGATGCATTATTGAAAAAGAAGGGAGTATTGTTACCTATGTCAAAACCAAAACGTTGAGATATTTTAGGAGATTCTgtccataatttcgaaaaataTTTGTCTTGAACAAGGGATATGTGTTGCTAAACAAGAATTATGTCAAAACCAGTATTATATGAAAAACGGAACGTGGTGATACTTTAAAGAGGTTTCATAATTTTTGAAATACTTTTTTCTTGGATTCTGAAATATTGCCTGGAACAGTGATCAGAACAATTCTCCTGCATTATTTATTAACTGAAACAAAGTGCAAAATCATAAAAaagaataatcttaaaaatacaAACAGCCTGAATTGAATCTATTCTAGTGCTGCCTTTATTTGTAACCatcaaactgaaaggacacataCGAGATCTAAATCCAGCTGAGAACCAGACCAAGCTGCAAGAGATTGCCTGGTGCTTGCTTTGTATCGTTCGTAGTAGGAATTGATGTCCACATCCTGAAGAGAGACAATGGGATGAGTACGAGCCATGAGGTAGGATTTAAAAACTTCACGTTGCATTGCAACGTGACGCAATCATGGAAGGCTATACAGTCACATGCAATGTTACAGGGAATGTACACATTTTCAGCATTGGACACATAAATCCAAGTTCCATAATAGGAAAGTGTAAAAAGTACTCGGATAGACCAATCAAAACCACATTTTTACTGAATCCAAGGATATgtcaaataaaatcaataatgGAACAATAATTAATACGCAGCATATCAAGTTATACACAAAAAACTACTCTTCTCATTATTCCTCGAATGCCATCCTTTACTCTTGTAGCTTTAGCTTCCAGAGATGAAGGATGAAGATTCATTCTATTAATTGCATGTAAGAAAAGATCACCAAATGGTTGAAAGTGATTTCTCAAGGCTTGaccaagaataataataatcaaacaaGACCATATGAGAGTAGTCACACAACAAACACATCaggaaaataattaaacaagACTAAGCATGATAAAGCAAACCTCAAATAATTCTGTCAAAGGATCCTTTTTAGAGCCTTGTGATTGCCGAtttcttcttgaatttcctgGAAAATTGTCGAGCTCTGTTTTAAGACAGTAGCATGTTTTCTCCAACACATCTTCTAAATAAAATTCTTTCACGGGAAAGGTCAATCCCTTCAAAAGAAACATTCATGGAAACTGTATAAGAGACAAAACATCCTCAAGAAAACATCGAAGATGAATGCCAAGAGGAATTAGATTTGTGCCATACAGGGATATGGATAGCGGGTGCATTTCCAAAATATCGGGAAAATAAGTCAGCATTGATAGTGGCACTCATCAAGATAACACGAAGGTCAGAACGACGAGGTAGAACATCACGCAATATTATTAACAAAAAATCCTCGTTCATGCCTCTTTCATGAATTTCGTCCACCAGCAAATGAGTAATTCCTGTTAAATTAGGGTCCTCGACCTGTTGTCCAGAAGGAAGACGAAATCATAGTCCTTATTTTCtcgagaaaaataaaataactggTTTAGCTTGCCCGAAACATTTTCTAATCTTGACtagaaaaaacacgaaaaatgaAAATTAGTCATTTTGCAAGGCATCAGAATTCAACTAACTGAGATGCCAAAATATGAAATTGCATTTATTGTTAAAACGGAACCCAATGTTTGAATGATTCTTTCCGACATTTTCGTAAACAAACTAGAAGCATCAACAAGAAACACCAATGAAGATCACAATACCAGCTGCCGAAGTAATACTCCAGTGGTGCAAAATAGCAATCTTGTTTCATCAGAACGCTTTGATTCAAGACGAATTTGATAACCTACAATTTCACCAAGCTTTTCTCCCCTTTCAGATGATACTCGAGCTGCAACTGATATCGCAGATATTCTACGAGGTTGAGTGCATATTATGCGACAATTACCACCGCGTAGAGATGATATTTCCTCTTCCAGGATAAACTGAGGAAGCTGGGTGGTTTTCCCACAACCAGTCTCTCCTGAAACTACCAGCACCTATGTACAAAATGAAACAAATGAAATTGGCTGTTTGttgcattatttttaaaatttgaaccaCCAGAGTCTACTAATAAAATTGCCATTATAAACAACAAAAAAAGGCATTTGTTAATGCTGTTGATGAGGTAGGTCCAGATCAGAAACCGTCCATCAACATCTAAAAACCCAAATTTAAGAGTATTATAATCaccataacaaaaaaaataaaaatagtctGCTTGAGTAATCCACAAAAGAAATTTCtctagaagaagaagaggaggTGGGAAGCAAGAAAATTTCACTCTGGCACGCTTGCTCCTGACTACATGTTGGACCCTTTGCCCACTTAGAAGTAGATTCAAAAACCACTCCAAGAAAGTCCTTCAATAAGTTCAATCCTAAAGATTGAAGATAGAAGCTTGCTCGGCATTCTTATCGGAAGTTCTTTATTAACTTGACTCTTGGAATTTAAACTCAGGCAAAAATACTAAGAATACATATTAATCTGTTATCTACAAGGTAGCTCTTGGCATTGTAACCCCTTACGCCAAATAATAGAGGATTGAGATTTCGAAATTAATTTTCAATCACAGCCCAAATCATTCTACATCCATAGATTTGACATTTCTGACCCCTAAAAATGAGCTATTCATCAATCCCTCTTCAACAAGTTTTGACTTTCAAGTTGCACCAACATTTGATATATTCAGTTCTACTACTACTATTTGCATTGCTCAATCCCTCTTAACCAATTTTTGACTTTCAAGTTTCACCAACATTAGATATATTGAGTCCTACCACTATTTGAaaaatttcacaaaaaaaaacTTCATTTCCCATCTATCCAGCTACTATTTGCATAATTCACCCAGAAAAACTCTCCCCTCTCCCGCCTAGTCCAagcaatttttaaataatattaaaacaaGTAAGTCGTAAAGGTATTATCTTCACACTAATTGACCCTAGAAATTACAATCACAGAATATCTACAAATGCTGCAATCTCATGCAGCTAAGTGCAAAAAACCTCTTCAACCAGCAATCATTTTCGAAAACACCACCACCATCATAATACACTCCTTGCCGTCATCTAACTGTATGGTTTCACTTATATATAATTACTCACCCCCTTCCCGAGAAATACTATGCTAAGAAGATATGAAGGATAATGGCAAAAAAAATTGTACCTGTTCTGCCGCAACAGCTTTCAAGAATTCTGATTTCATTTTGAATGTCGGTAGCTTTTCTCTAAATGACAACATTGCCTTCACACTATCACTTTCCTGAAAGTCAATCAATCAGCATTCAGGATTCACAAATTATATTAAGAAGGCAAACTTATAAAATTCGATCCATCATGTGCATACCCTCATCTTTTCCTGTTTCTGTTTTAGTTCTATATTGAGTTCATTAAAGCCAGTCTCAATCTCCAACATTGGTGCTTGTTTCCCAATTTCAACTGTTTTGGATAGTTTATTGACAGTATCAGCACATGTAGAAGAATTAAATCCCGTAGATGTAGTCCCCTTGGAAGTATTCAATAAATTTCCAACCCTTGTCCTCAGTCTCCATGGACATACTGATCTGAAATGATAGATTCCATAAGTAACACAATGAAACTACAAGCTGAAATTGTTTCCTCCAATGGCAACACACACCTCTTTCTTGTTGGAGCCATGCCGTTCATCAAGATCTGCACGATAATTTGGCAATGGTACTTTGCTCGCAACAAGTGCCTTCCCTTTACCATACA from the Primulina tabacum isolate GXHZ01 chromosome 16, ASM2559414v2, whole genome shotgun sequence genome contains:
- the LOC142529565 gene encoding BTB/POZ domain-containing protein At3g05675 isoform X1, with translation MELADNESKTPIKIGDRSTSDVVVRIRTQDGRDDWIYSHSEILVSKSKYFADRLSDDWPTCQILDSRNCVEVNCEECDFDYHITVLRLFYITSDMLVTDLCGVKNALGTLRVAVELGCPQIVSTCVSYLEAVPWEESEEEEILKIIPGMGSQAEPILARLQPVNPLAVVKIFLSAIRFATSSPPSLMNDLKTSAQEQLEYMLTEDDDAPLLTADDVIKFEASQCVHRLLSRFVDLVKSLVCDLQELVPEPRQMELFLSYLTDLLWASQIAAKLEISREFIHIWVDTSANIVKISEQSCPIDELNGIKVKALEVTTKVLEAIAYGTVVLPPLKRLQMVIIWLPYIRMMKPLTDSFSSDEDNNLLVKFDCELWQSLESSLVSIILTLPSGDQAEILREWLDSKEIRYPDLTEAFEVWCYRSKVSKRRLALLDGSHQSTSQV
- the LOC142529565 gene encoding BTB/POZ domain-containing protein At3g05675 isoform X2, with amino-acid sequence MELADNESKTPIKIGDRSTSDVVVRIRTQDGRDDWIYSHSEILVSKSKYFADRLSDDWPTCQILDSRNCVEVNCEECDFDYHITVLRLFYITSDMLVTDLCGVKNALGTLRVAVELGCPQIVSTCVSYLEAVPWEESEEEEILKIIPGMGSQAEPILARLQPVNPLAVVKIFLSAIRFATSSPPSLMNDLKTSAQEQLEYMLTEDDDAPLLTADDVIKFEASQCVHRLLSRFVDLVKSLVCDLQELVPEPRQMELFLSYLTDLLWASQIAAKLEISREFIHIWVDTSANIVKISEQSCPIDELNGIKVKALEVTTKVLEAIAYGTVVLPPLKRLQMVIIWLPYIRMMKPLTDSFSSDEDNNLLVKFDCELWQSLESSLVSIILTLPSGDQAEILREWLDSKEIRYPDLTEAFEVWCYRSKVSKRRLALLDGSHQSTSQV
- the LOC142529565 gene encoding BTB/POZ domain-containing protein At3g05675 isoform X3, producing the protein MELAIGDRSTSDVVVRIRTQDGRDDWIYSHSEILVSKSKYFADRLSDDWPTCQILDSRNCVEVNCEECDFDYHITVLRLFYITSDMLVTDLCGVKNALGTLRVAVELGCPQIVSTCVSYLEAVPWEESEEEEILKIIPGMGSQAEPILARLQPVNPLAVVKIFLSAIRFATSSPPSLMNDLKTSAQEQLEYMLTEDDDAPLLTADDVIKFEASQCVHRLLSRFVDLVKSLVCDLQELVPEPRQMELFLSYLTDLLWASQIAAKLEISREFIHIWVDTSANIVKISEQSCPIDELNGIKVKALEVTTKVLEAIAYGTVVLPPLKRLQMVIIWLPYIRMMKPLTDSFSSDEDNNLLVKFDCELWQSLESSLVSIILTLPSGDQAEILREWLDSKEIRYPDLTEAFEVWCYRSKVSKRRLALLDGSHQSTSQV
- the LOC142529564 gene encoding LOW QUALITY PROTEIN: DExH-box ATP-dependent RNA helicase DExH1 (The sequence of the model RefSeq protein was modified relative to this genomic sequence to represent the inferred CDS: deleted 1 base in 1 codon), with translation MSPRLLPNSLGGCGVFCLLQLRNPLSFAVSAKVIGCRNFLEGNFTRISTLTAMSHRPNFQGGRRGSGGRSGGRGGGGGGRGVGRGGGGEQRWWDPAWRAERLRQKAVEMEVMDQNEWWGKLEQMKIGGEQEMVIRRNFSRDDQQILGDMAYQLGLYFCVYGKGKALVASKVPLPNYRADLDERHGSNKKEISMSMETEDRVGNLLNTSKGTTSTGFNSSTCADTVNKLSKTVEIGKQAPMLEIETGFNELNIELKQKQEKMRESDSVKAMLSFREKLPTFKMKSEFLKAVAAEQVLVVSGETGCGKTTQLPQFILEEEISSLRGGNCRIICTQPRRISAISVAARVSSERGEKLGEIVGYQIRLESKRSDETRLLFCTTGVLLRQLVEDPNLTGITHLLVDEIHERGMNEDFLLIILRDVLPRRSDLRVILMSATINADLFSRYFGNAPAIHIPGLTFPVKEFYLEDVLEKTCYCLKTELDNFPGNSRRNRQSQGSKKDPLTELFEDVDINSYYERYKASTRQSLAAWSGSQLDLDLVKATIEHICCNEGNGAILVFLSGWDEISNLLDKVKASNFLGDRNKFLVLPLHGSMPTVNQREIFDNPPPNVRKIILSTNIAESSITIDDVVYVVDCGKAKETSYDALNKLACLFPSWISKASAHQRRGRAGRVKPGVCYRLYPKIIHDAMLQYQLPEMLRTPLQELCLHIKRLQLGAISTFLSKALQPPDALSVENAIELLKTIGALNDREELTPLGRLLSTLPLDPNIGKMLLMGSIFQCLDPALTIAAALSDRSPFVFPINRKEEATDAKRSFAGDSCSDHIALLKAFEGWKDAKSNRMEKSFCWDNFISPITMQMVEDMRNQFLDLLSGIGFVDKSRGAEAYNQYGDDMEMVCAMLCAGLYPNVVQCKRRGKRTALYTKEVGKVDIHPGSVNAGVHLFPLPYMVYSERVKTSSIYIRDCTNISDYALLMFGGNLIPSNSGDGIEMLGGYLQFSASETVLDLIRKLRGELDKLLRRKIEEPGFDIVVEGKGVVAAVVELLHSQNVRYRKCRSVFGIWVSVSPVPFGSIGDTILKSYSSYHYTSG